A genomic region of Mycobacterium sp. Aquia_213 contains the following coding sequences:
- a CDS encoding 2-oxoacid:ferredoxin oxidoreductase subunit beta, translating to MTNAIGNDLAGTDLGLTPRLKKNDGVPTTDQPQKGKDFTSDQEVRWCPGCGDYVILNTIRNFLPDLGLRRENIVFVSGIGCSSRFPYYLETYGFHSIHGRAPAIATGLALAREDLSVWVVTGDGDALSIGGNHLIHALRRNVNITILLFNNRIYGLTKGQYSPTSEVGKVTKSTPMGSLDHPFNPASLALGAEATFVGRALDSDRAGLTEVLRGAAEHRGAAVVEILQDCPIFNDGSFDALRKEGAEDRVINVHHGEPIVFGANGEYCVVKSGFGLEVAKTADVAVEEIVKHDAHADDSGYAFALSRLSDQNLDHTVLGIFRSVNRPTYDDAARAQVAAARSATPFDAAALQSLLRGRDTWTVD from the coding sequence GTGACTAACGCGATCGGCAACGACCTGGCGGGCACAGACCTCGGCTTGACTCCGAGGTTGAAGAAGAACGACGGCGTGCCCACCACGGATCAGCCGCAGAAGGGCAAGGACTTCACCAGTGACCAAGAGGTCCGCTGGTGCCCGGGCTGCGGTGACTACGTCATCCTCAACACCATCCGCAACTTCCTGCCCGACCTGGGCCTGCGCCGCGAGAACATCGTGTTCGTCAGCGGTATCGGCTGCTCCAGCCGCTTCCCGTACTACCTGGAGACCTACGGGTTCCACTCGATCCACGGCCGCGCGCCGGCGATCGCGACCGGCCTGGCATTGGCCCGCGAGGACCTTTCGGTGTGGGTGGTCACCGGCGACGGCGACGCCTTGTCGATCGGCGGCAACCACCTGATTCACGCGCTGCGCCGCAACGTCAACATCACCATCCTGTTGTTCAACAACCGGATCTACGGGCTGACCAAGGGCCAGTACTCGCCGACATCCGAGGTCGGCAAGGTCACCAAGTCGACACCGATGGGCTCGCTGGACCACCCGTTCAATCCCGCCTCGCTGGCGCTGGGCGCCGAGGCGACCTTCGTCGGTCGCGCGCTGGACTCCGATCGTGCCGGGCTCACCGAGGTATTGCGCGGCGCCGCCGAGCACCGGGGCGCCGCCGTAGTCGAAATCCTGCAGGACTGCCCGATTTTCAACGACGGCTCGTTCGACGCGCTGCGCAAGGAAGGCGCCGAGGACCGGGTCATCAACGTCCATCACGGCGAGCCGATTGTGTTCGGCGCCAACGGCGAATACTGCGTGGTGAAGTCCGGCTTCGGCCTCGAGGTGGCTAAGACCGCTGACGTGGCAGTCGAAGAGATCGTCAAGCACGACGCGCACGCCGACGACTCCGGCTATGCGTTTGCGCTGTCGCGGCTGTCGGACCAAAACCTCGACCACACGGTGCTGGGCATCTTCCGAAGCGTCAACCGCCCCACCTACGATGACGCGGCCCGCGCCCAGGTCGCCGCGGCCCGGTCCGCAACGCCGTTCGACGCGGCCGCGCTGCAGTCGCTGCTGCGCGGGCGTGACACCTGGACCGTCGACTAA
- the mobA gene encoding molybdenum cofactor guanylyltransferase, with the protein MGRDKATLPGPGGVATMAEYVVGVVAARCEPVFVVAAPGQPLPKLESARVIRDEIQGLGPLPATGRGLRAAAEAGAQFAFVSAVDMPLLTAELIDDLMALATKTDAEVIVPWDGRSHFLAAVYRTDLADRIDALVAAGERRMSALIDASDAQQIVLPDSRALTNVNTDAELRALVLPGA; encoded by the coding sequence ATGGGCCGCGATAAGGCAACCTTGCCGGGTCCCGGCGGAGTCGCCACGATGGCCGAGTACGTCGTCGGGGTCGTGGCTGCGCGCTGCGAGCCGGTATTCGTCGTCGCTGCCCCGGGCCAGCCGCTGCCAAAGTTGGAGTCGGCGCGGGTCATTCGTGACGAGATACAGGGACTGGGGCCGCTGCCGGCGACCGGTCGGGGACTGCGCGCTGCCGCGGAAGCGGGCGCCCAGTTCGCCTTTGTCTCCGCGGTCGACATGCCGCTGCTGACAGCAGAATTGATCGACGACTTGATGGCGCTCGCCACCAAGACCGACGCCGAAGTGATCGTGCCCTGGGACGGTCGCAGCCACTTCCTGGCGGCGGTGTATCGCACCGATCTGGCCGACCGCATTGATGCGCTGGTGGCCGCCGGCGAGCGCAGGATGAGCGCCCTGATCGATGCGTCGGACGCCCAGCAGATCGTGCTGCCGGATTCGCGTGCGTTGACCAACGTCAACACCGACGCCGAGTTGCGCGCCCTGGTGCTCCCCGGCGCCTGA
- a CDS encoding transglycosylase family protein, which translates to MNNVRKTLILAAITGSLVTFPSASASADAPPPPAPDAPAPDASAAPAGFEVPPPPAPDAPPPAPGIDPNVPPPPAPVGFDVPPPPGPDAPPPVKAYSVNWDAIAQCESGGNWGISTGNGFAGGLQFTSSTWRANGGAGSPAGASREEQIRVAENVLHSQGIGAWPVCGRRG; encoded by the coding sequence TTGAACAACGTCCGTAAGACGCTCATCCTCGCTGCTATCACAGGCTCGCTGGTGACCTTCCCGTCCGCCAGCGCCAGCGCGGATGCGCCCCCGCCGCCGGCTCCTGACGCTCCGGCTCCCGACGCGTCTGCCGCGCCGGCGGGCTTCGAGGTCCCGCCGCCTCCGGCACCGGACGCCCCGCCGCCCGCCCCGGGCATTGACCCGAACGTTCCGCCGCCGCCCGCCCCGGTCGGCTTCGACGTCCCGCCGCCTCCGGGCCCGGACGCCCCGCCGCCGGTCAAGGCGTACAGCGTGAACTGGGATGCCATCGCGCAGTGCGAGTCGGGCGGCAACTGGGGGATCAGCACCGGTAACGGCTTCGCCGGTGGTCTGCAGTTCACCTCGAGCACCTGGCGTGCCAACGGCGGCGCGGGTTCCCCGGCCGGCGCGAGCCGTGAGGAGCAGATCCGCGTCGCCGAGAACGTGCTGCACTCGCAGGGGATCGGCGCGTGGCCGGTCTGCGGCCGTCGCGGCTGA
- a CDS encoding DUF4331 family protein, with translation MSNHFTGLSLGPPLGDQRLDLCDLYAFQSPTDGSRTVLILNANPEADALHPDAIYRLAIDTDGDLINDIAFSFVFSTPVDGKQTVNVFLARGEQSRSPEPVGEQIFTDVEVSFGAQPHIATAGDITFAAGARSDAFFFDYDGIKNLFDISGKRNFTAPHLAELGGKSPWTGQDSNTTANVCSMAIELPTSALGASGPLRIWGRCSLRGNGSLNHVDRAGHPSVSSFFNTDDTKLEYNASEPPNDWNRWLDQFVHLMGHTGGYDREEAVAAIEKEGTLPDMLTFDPAKPAQYPNGRVFTDDVIDYRLAFLTKGECPPSGLSPHTDTLTEFPYLGPPHAP, from the coding sequence ATGTCCAACCATTTCACCGGCCTCAGTCTCGGACCGCCGCTCGGTGACCAGCGACTCGACCTGTGCGACCTGTACGCGTTCCAATCGCCGACCGACGGCTCGCGGACCGTCCTGATCCTCAACGCCAATCCGGAGGCCGACGCCCTGCATCCGGATGCCATCTACCGGCTGGCGATCGACACCGACGGCGACCTGATCAACGACATCGCGTTCAGTTTCGTGTTCTCCACGCCGGTGGACGGCAAGCAGACGGTCAATGTGTTCCTGGCCCGCGGCGAACAGTCGCGCTCGCCCGAGCCGGTTGGCGAGCAGATCTTCACCGATGTAGAGGTGTCGTTCGGCGCGCAGCCGCATATCGCCACCGCCGGCGACATCACCTTCGCCGCGGGCGCCCGCAGCGATGCCTTCTTCTTCGACTACGACGGCATCAAGAACCTGTTCGATATCAGCGGCAAGCGCAATTTCACCGCGCCACATCTCGCCGAACTCGGCGGCAAGTCGCCATGGACCGGCCAGGACTCGAACACCACGGCCAATGTCTGCTCGATGGCGATCGAGCTGCCCACCAGCGCGCTCGGCGCGTCGGGGCCGCTGCGCATCTGGGGACGGTGCAGCCTGCGCGGGAACGGCTCGCTGAACCATGTGGACCGGGCCGGTCACCCGTCGGTGAGCAGTTTCTTCAACACCGACGACACCAAACTGGAGTACAACGCGAGCGAGCCCCCGAACGACTGGAATCGATGGCTTGACCAGTTCGTCCACCTGATGGGTCACACCGGCGGCTACGACCGAGAGGAGGCCGTCGCCGCGATCGAGAAGGAGGGCACGCTGCCGGACATGCTGACCTTCGACCCGGCCAAGCCCGCCCAATACCCGAACGGCCGGGTGTTCACCGATGACGTCATCGACTACCGGCTGGCGTTCCTCACCAAGGGCGAGTGCCCGCCGTCGGGGCTCTCGCCGCATACCGACACTCTGACCGAGTTCCCCTATCTGGGTCCGCCGCACGCGCCCTGA